In one Gossypium hirsutum isolate 1008001.06 chromosome D09, Gossypium_hirsutum_v2.1, whole genome shotgun sequence genomic region, the following are encoded:
- the LOC107929717 gene encoding secoisolariciresinol dehydrogenase, which produces MASAAASSFISAVTKRLEGKVALITGGASGIGQCTAKVFAHHGAKVVIADIQDDLGHSVCEDIGSSNCSYVHCNVTDEDQIKNAVDKAVATHGKLDIMFNNAGIVDADKARIIDYDKSDFDRVLSVNVTGVFLGIKHAARVMVPARSGSIISTSSVSSTVGAAATHAYCASKHAVLGLTRNAAVELGQFGIRVNCLSPYALATPLATGFVGVNDEELEKAMSALANLKGVYLKAEDVANAALYLASEEGRYVSGHNLFIDGGFTVVNPSFRMFQYPDDS; this is translated from the exons ATGGCAAGCGCAGCTGCTTCATCTTTTATCTCAGCAGTCACAAAGAG GCTGGAAGGGAAGGTAGCACTAATTACAGGAGGAGCTAGTGGTATTGGGCAATGCACTGCTAAAGTGTTTGCGCACCATGGAGCCAAAGTTGTGATTGCTGATATCCAAGATGATTTGGGCCATTCCGTTTGTGAGGACATAGGCTCTTCAAACTGTTCCTACGTGCATTGCAACGTCACTGATGAAGACCAAATAAAAAATGCTGTTGACAAAGCAGTCGCCACCCATGGCAAGCTAGACATAATGTTCAACAACGCCGGCATCGTTGATGCTGACAAGGCTCGCATAATCGACTATGATAAATCAGATTTCGATCGTGTTCTTAGTGTAAACGTAACTGGGGTTTTCCTAGGGATCAAGCACGCCGCTAGGGTGATGGTCCCTGCTCGAAGTGGTAGCATAATTTCGACTTCAAGCGTAAGCTCCACCGTTGGTGCTGCTGCAACACATGCGTATTGTGCCTCAAAGCATGCTGTGCTGGGACTCACCAGAAATGCTGCAGTTGAGCTAGGGCAATTTGGGATCCGAGTGAACTGCTTGTCTCCCTACGCTCTGGCAACGCCTTTGGCGACGGGATTCGTGGGGGTTAATGATGAGGAGCTGGAGAAAGCGATGAGTGCGTTGGCTAACCTAAAGGGTGTGTATCTTAAGGCCGAAGATGTAGCAAATGCAGCACTTTACCTAGCAAGTGAGGAGGGAAGATATGTGAGTGGGCATAATCTGTTCATAGATGGGGGCTTTACTGTTGTCAATCCGTCGTTCCGTATGTTCCAATACCCCGATGACTCGTAA